The region agcctggtgggctgcagtccatggggtcacgaagagtaggacacgactgagtgacttcactttcacttttcactttcatgcactggagaaggaaatggcaacccactccagtgttcttgcctggagaatcccagggacgagggagcctggtgggctgacatctacgggatcgtgcagagtcggacacgactgaagcgacttagcagcagcaacatgctaATTATTCAGTGCAGAACATTCAGCTGTTAATTACACTGCTTATGAATTATGAGTTGGTGTCCAAAAAAAAGGCAAGGCGTTACAGTATATACAAGAGTACAGGCTCAAAGTTAGATGAGGTGTGAAACTTACTTCTGCCGGTTAGTAATGCCTGACCCTGAGTAAATCACTTGATCTCTCTAATACTGTTTTTCTTCCCTGTAAGATAGATAATACTATACAGCACTAAGTTGGTGagagaatgagataatgcatataagGGGCTTAGCATCTGGCCCTTAGTATGCCCTCCACAAAGATTAGCTTTTGTCACATAAAAAAGATTTCTGATTCTGAAAGGCCCAATTCCATCCAGCAGGATGTGGAAACACTCTCTGCAGCCTCTAACAGTCAATTCAAAACAGTTCCAGTATGAAAGCAGCTCTATCAGATCACATGTGGCAGGCTGTCTCAGCTTAAGGAAGCCCTTTGAGGCTGATCTGACTTATAACTTGTGTAACCTGATTCTACCACAAAGAACAAGCCTATCTTCTTAGTCAAAGACTAAGACCACTAAGGACTACCATatgaggttccctggtggctcagattgtgaagaatatgcctgcaatgcaggagactcaggtttgatccctgggtcggaaagatcccctggagaagggaatggcaacccactccagtattcttgcctggagaatcccacagacagagaagcctggcagcctagAGTCCATGGACTAACAAAGAGTCATAtaccactaacactttcacttttaaggacTACCACATCACTCCACTCTATCTTCAAGGTGTTTTCTTGTGCAGTCTTGTCTGCTCTCCTTGAGATGGAGATTCCAAACCTTTCACATTCCTGGTCATCTTCCTTTTACTTGTTTTTAGAACATCCTAAGATACCATAACCAAGATAACAATTTCCACTCATTGATGCTTTCTGAGCACCAGGCACTGATATTGCCACTTTGCACAGATCGTGTTATTAAAACTCACAAAAATCCTATAAAGTGAATGATGACATGCTCATAGAAGTAGAAACAGATTCAAAGAGATTAAGCAAGCTGCCAGGATCATACACTTTTAAAGTGGCAGAGATTGTTCCCAAACCTAGACTTGTCTGATGCTCGAAGTCAAAGATTCCAAACTGCTTGGTAATTATGATGCTCAACCCTGCTTCTACTCccgttcatttttttctttagtaacaAAAATCCCAGCTTTCATTAACGGCTTCcccgtggctcagacggtaaagaatctgcccgcatgCGGGAGACCCGATTAGagctctgggtctggaagatccttcggagtagggaaaggctacccactccagtattctttcctggagaattccatggacagaggaccctggcgggcttctccatgggactgcagagtcggacacgactcagcgactaacactttcactgtttttcAGCTTTCATTATTTCTAAAGCAATTCTGTTTGAGTCCTGGGTAAATTCGTTTCAGAGTTAAACTCAAGTCACGCTTGGCACTCCCAACATAAAAGCCCAATTAAGGTACCAGGAGCCTCTAATGCCTCCGGTGGGACAAGGCGCTCCCGCCCGGTCGGATTCTGCTAGCTACGTGACCTAGGCCACGAGGGTCCCACGCTGCCACCGCCTCACCTCTCACCAGAAAAAAGCAAGACTCAGCGCTAAGTAGTCAGACCTCGTGGAAGTGATGCCAAGACTCCAAGCTTTCCGCCAACCGCCGAGAGCTCGACACAAAGACCTGGCAGTCTCTGGCGGACCCCGCAGACCTCCCTACCTGCAGACCTAAGCATGTCAGGGCCCGCAGCCCTGTGGTGATCCCACCCCAGCCCATGATCCAAGCCCCGCACTCACAGCGCCTGTTGCCTTGACGAATTTATTGGCCACGCTCGAGAGCTGGTTATCTCGCAGAAAGCCGAGCACGAGGGGATACAGGTCGCTGGGAACCACGCGGCGTAAGCCGGCGTCCGCCATCCTCCGGGTAATACGCGTCACTACCGTCGCGGACGCACACGACTCAAGAAACCGGAAGAGGCGGGCTAGGGGAGGATCCCGGCAACGTCCTCGCGCCGCGCGGGGCACGCCGGAAGGGGCGGGCGCACTCTCGGAGACAGGGTAAAGGCGAAATCCATGAACGCTTTCCGGTCCCACGAGTGTCGCCATCTTGGAAGGGCGGAGCCCGCCGTTCTGCTTTGTGAAGGCGGAGCCCTGACGTCAGAGGTCACGCCCTTGGTGGCGGCGGGAAAGCTTCAGACTTCCCGCGCCTTGCCTGCCTTCTGGAGCCACCTTTCTCAGTGCAGCAGTTACCCGCGCCGCTAGCATTCAGGTATCAGAGTAAGGCGTGGGTCGGCGGGCCTGAGCTGACCTTGAATTTTCTAAACTTGGTCACATATCCCACCGTCTCCTATTCGCTCTGCCAGTGGATTCCCACTCTTCTCCATCTTCACTTCAAAACCCTGGAAGGCCCTTTCTCAAAATACCACCCCAATCTCTGCACTCCCAACTCCATTACCGAGGGCCCTTCAGATTATCTGTGGTAGTGGTGAGGTGCTGATCTTCAAAACTGTCCACCTCAATCTTGACTTGCCCATGAGACAAGTCTACCCTCCCTTATTTACACAGCTTCAGATCAGCTTCATGAAGGGAAAAAGGGGATGTGCAATAAAcccgagcagcagcagcaatctcttCAAACGGATAATCCTGAAAATAACCCTTCTACCTCCTGGGTCACAGTCCACACTATGAATCCTCCCTGTGGAAGAACTAGAAAACCCCTCAACTGCCTCTCTCTTTGTCATGAGTACTCAGATTTATCAATCAATGCCCAGGCCAATCAAGTTAATTTCAAGTTCTCCATATTTCAGTTCACAGTAGCAGATAGCACCCTGTCTACTACCCCTGGACTATTTCTCTTTCATGCCCCTCCCGGAGGTAAGGGTTCACTTTCTCAAAGGACACACTTATTTGCCATTCTCAAAATAGGCATTCCCCTGTCCTTGGTATAATTCCTCCTTGTCCCTCTTTCCCAAAGGTCTATTCACCTGCATGCATTCTTTAAATATCTGAGCACCTGCTGAATGCCAAGCATTGTGCTCAAGCTATGGTACACACAAGCCTCAGTTTCAAAAACCTGTATTTACAACAGGTGTGAACTTCCTCTGGGTCCCTGATACTCAAATTCTTTGCCGGACCAATGGCACCACGCTCGTTGGAAATGCAGAACCTCAAGGCCCACCCCATaactcagaatctgcatttttaaaagatctacaGATTTAGCTACCCTTTcaaagtctgagaagcactgcCCTAGATGACTGATTTCACCTACTAGACTCCTGAAGAGCAGTTTCAAGTCCAGTAGGATTCAGCACCTAACCGAAGAGGGGTCCTAGGAATCAAATGGAAGTAGGAATGTCCCTGTTGGGTTCAGAGAGGAAAAGTGATTTCTCTGGCACCAGCACCATAGAAAAAAGCACAACAGCACTTGGCAGTTCTCTCTAGTTCATGTTTATTAGTCTGCACTGGGGGAACCCCTCAACCCCATCCATCTTACACAGGAATGCAAGTTAATGTGTTTCAAAGCctattataaaaaacaaataccacTTAAAATCTgatgtattacatttttatttcacttttttccatttctttagaaAACAGTCATCTCCTCGCTAGCAGCTCTCTCCCCTAGACTGGGGGAGGGGAATGGAGGAGGTTGGGCACCTCCAAAGAAAAGGGGATGGGGGAGAAGGGCCCAGGGTTACCTCCTGAGGTTCTTCTGGGCCTGTTTCAATAATGTGTCAAAGTCAAGAGAATCAAATTTGCTCTTTACAGGAGCAGGGTCAAAGTCTTCCCGGTTGGAGTCTACAAAGGTAGAGAGAGACAAACATCAAGGTCTCTTTGAGTACACCTCCCAACCACAGGGTCCTCAAATGGCCAGCTACCTCTCTTATCTATAATGGATGGAGCTAAAATCTCCTGAATTTTAAGTCAAAAGATAGGAAAGCCCCCATTTCTCCTCTCATCCTACCCTTTAAGCCCTTCATGTGTCACAGGAAGACAAGTCTGTCTTACTAAACCCCCTTCTCAAAAGGCTGGGGACTCTTCCAGGGAGGAGATGGAGTATACCAAAGGCTCAGGGCCTCCCTCCACTCACCAAGATCAGAATAGCTTCTCTTGCAGAACTGCCTGCGGCCCCCAAAGCAGAGATCAAAGGGCTGTTCATCAGCCTGCCTCAGCTTGTGGCCACTCTCGATGGCTGCAAATGCCTCCTCGGCATAGCGGTAAGTGACGAAGCCATAGTTGTCACTGGAAGGGAGGGtgagacagaggctgagatggctatTTGGGCACATGCCATGGAGAAGAGACAGCTCCCCAGGGTACAGGGACTGGAGAGATTCTTCTCATTCCCCAAATGGCCAACCCTCTAACTGTAGAGATGAAGGTGTCCTACACTGCCCAGCACACCAGAGCAATCAGGAAAGACAAAGCACTGAGACAGATAACGGGACAGGAAGGACATCCTGACCTTAGGGCCCAACCTCACCCTTGGACACGGAAGTGGATGGTGCACTCCTCAATCTCCCCAAAAACAGAGAATCTCTGTTTCAGCTCTGACCGAGTCATGCGGCCAGGTATCTTCCCAATGAAGACCACTCTTCTTTCTTCCTATGTTGGGTCAAGGAAAATTAACACACCATGAGCCAAAGCCATAGCTGCAGATGGCTCTGTGAGCTCATGTCATGGCTCAGGGACAAGCCCTCTCCTCCTAGGACCTGTTCCTCTACTCACTATTGCACGCTCCTTCTGCAGAACTCTCTGCCTTTGGTAATGGTCGTGTGAACGATAAGAACTGTACCTGCCAAGAGAAAAAGGTGCTGTCAGCCCCCTAGATATTAGACAGCTCAAGTCTCAACTCTTAGGCTCTTGCACCCCAAATGTACCAACTCCCTGAAAACATACTCACCGCCGCCTCCTGTCACTTCTCCGGCGAGGAGATGGAGAGCGGGACCGGCTTCGGGAACTagatgatgaggaggaggaagatgaggaggaagaggaagagcatCTCCGGGAACGTCCAGAGGAACTGCAACTGGACCTAGAGAACAAAAGATCACACAGAAATGATGGGAGGAGTACAGGTATCATCCACTTACCTCACCTTGGCCCCAGCCCCGCCTCCCTGTCAGGAAGCTCAGGACCAAAGgcagagaaaagcagaggagGTACAGAAGAAAAGCAAACTGAGAACCTTGTGAACTTTACATGTTCTAGAGTATCTGGGCATTGATCTTATTTATTGTCAATTatgcaattaaaaagaatatctaacaagtcagaaagaataaaaacaatagagACTCAGAAATAAAGGGCTGGGCCCTAGGTATTACAACGAGCCGGGGGATCGGGGGTGTAAGGGAGAAGTGGGAGGGCGGGCAGGCCCATGTCTCTGGAATCCTGCTCGCCTCATGTCTCACAGGAGTACTATGATTATGGCATAAGGGGAGGTGACTGTGCTAGATCTGTAGTAGATGACATACCTGAAGATAAGCTTCACCATCAAAAACCAAGAATTCTTCACTGATGAAGTGCAAAAATTTGGGTCTATTATAGAGAAAAAGGTACTCCCAAAAATATGAGGCCACAATGACACCCAAAGGACACCAGACTCTTTCCTCAACAGATGATTAAAGGAAGGATTATTTGCCATTAACAACCCACTAGCCCACCATCCCACATCTACcggaaaaatacaagaaataagGACTGATACAGTGCAAAGGAATCAACATGGTCAAGACCAAACCCTAACGGTTTCTCCCAAGGCAGGTCTCTAGGAAGCAGGAGATCTCAGAGATATCCCAATCTCTAACAGGGGACAGAAGCTATCTTTTCACAGCTTGCCTCCTTCAAAtccaggaaaagggaagaagacaaaagccaaagacagaaatagaaaagccTTAGTGCCTGAAAGTTCATCAAACTcaatgtgcaaaagctttcagaGTAAGCCAGAGGAGAGAACCTCCAAAGTGGAGAGAACCTAACAGGCCATCAGAGCTCACCTTCGCCACCTCTTGTGTGGGGGGGAGAGGGACCGGGACCGGGATCGGGATGAGGAAGACGACGATGAGGATGAGGAGGAAGATGCTTCGCTGGTCCGGGTGGACCCAGAGCTCACAGAACGGCTGCTGCGGCCACGGCGGCCTTGCCAGCCCCGGCTTGGGGGGCTGGCTGACCTGCAGGCTTTTCGATAACAGCGCACTGACTGCTGCTTGGCTGAGGGATCAGGGAGAGTCCTAGTGTTCGTGTCATTCCGGCAGGGTGAGGCCTCAGGGGATAGCAAGGCAGACGGGGCAAGGCAAGGAGTTTGGGGATCTGCCTGCTCTCTGCTAGTCCTGTGATCAAGTGGCTTCTGGGAGGCAGCTGTGCCTGGAGGCACAGAGGTGACTGAGCCCAGGGACAAGACAGGCTTGATGGTGATATCCTGATGGCGTTTGACGTTCCATCGGGAGCCCACCTCTGGAATGACTAGGGCAGGcgtcttttttgggggggtcctGCTCCGAACACAATAGTCATGGTCCCCAGAGCCCACATGGACTGGACTAGGGCCACGGACCCCTTCGTGGAGGCGGGCTGCAGCTGGATGTTTGGCCTCTGTAACTCCTTCAGGCTTCAGGGTTCCCTCCTGGGCGGTGGACTTAGGAGATTTGGCTTTGGCCAGCAGAGAGACAGCAGCCAGGGGCTTCCATAACTGATGGGGAGGGGTAGCTGGAGGGGTGAGCCCTgtgaggggagggaggatggagataGCAGGATGAGATCCGATTCTACACTTCTGAACACTGTGTATACAGGCTCCAGAGACTCCCACTTCATTTCACAAAGTGTACTAACACTGATCAGCAGCCCAACTTCTCCCACTGTTACAACTGCTCCGTCCCATGAGCTCCCCATCTTGGAGACCAGCAACAGAAACCCAACTAGCTAGAGTCCTCCTGAACCTCTCATTGCCCAAACCCAGCTGGTGGCCAGGTCCTGTCTGTTCTACCTCTTCCTTCTTAGACTCACCCCCTGACCATGGCACTGACTGACTTCCTGGCTGCATTTTCCCTGAACTCATGTAATCATCTAATAATCTCCTACCTCGAGCAACACACCTGTCCACCTGTCTTCTACATTCCCGCTGGAGGAAGCACTCTAAAACCAAACTGGTAAGGCTTTTTCAATTGCTTCTTCAACGTACAATATCAAGTCCAACCAGCTTAACATGGCCAAGTTCCCATAACTTGGCCTCCTACTTAACACCCCAGCTTTCTCTCTTCTGAGCTCTGCCCACCACCCTGATCAGCCACTACACTCCAGCCAAAACGAACCACTCACCATTTCCCAAAACATACCAATACCAGGCTGGCTCTGTTTCTTCAGTTCACTCAAGCTGTTCCAACAACCTCAAATGCCCCTGGTGTCAGGGATTTTCTCAAGCCTCCAATTTGAGGATTACCTTCTGTATAACCCTGTTCTGACAGTCCCTCTTCAGACCCCACTGTAAACCAAATGGGTTTCTTTGACACACAACCTCTGATACTCGACGTGCTCATCTGTTTACACATCTGCCCCCTGGACTGTGAGAACCTCGAGGACGACGATCAGATTTCCGTATCCCCAACATCTACACACACTTACTGCAGAGCGGGCTCTACAAACATTTGCTGCTTAAACTAATCAAAGGCAgagttccccaccctgaacccacCTGCCACGTTGGCCAGTTCTGGGGCTTGTAACCGGTCTAGGGGCCTCTTCTCCTGGGGAGTGTCAACGCTGCTGGCGGGGGGAAAAGGGAAAGCCTGGTTCATTGCCTCCTCAACATCTGCTTTCCTCATGAAGCAACAGGAAAGGGGGACGTGCAGAGAGGAATGGGGGCACAAACTGTCCCAATCATTCTCCTCCAGCACAAAAAgggtcttagtgactgaactttATGTAAGTTGGGTCTCAGCTCTGTCCAATTTCTGGAGGCAGGCTGACTATGACCTTGATaccccccacctcctccaagcCAGGAGCCTCTTGTGCCCAGCTCAAACCAACCCAAAATCAATGTGGAGGAAAATATGCTTGGCAGAAGAGGACGGGGTATCATgaacatgggggaaaaaaaaaaaaaaggcctcttGGTACTGGAAGATTGGGGAACAAGGAGGTCCAGGACACCTGTGTCCTCCAAGGAGTCAGGGAGCCCTAGCCATGAACATCCTCCCCCATTTTTTCTTATAACATCAGCAGTGTTTTGAGCAACCTTAAAGCCtgttaaataaaggaaagaaacccCCAAAAACACAACTCGCCAGAACATAAAAGGCATCACCATTTGAAACCCCAGACTGGAATCAGCCAGAGGATGGTTCATATATGTCCTCCTACGTATCACCCAAGACAATGCTCAGTAGTGATGGGCTGAGCTGAGGGTGTGAAACAGGGAAAGACTTTAGAGCTGACTAAATGTCCCTTAACAGAGGCATCCAGTTGACAGTCCTGGAGCGCCGGCCGGCTGCTGACCAACAGCTGTAGGGTAACTCACTCATGTCCCCATACTTACCCTGAGTTTCCTACAGCCAGGCTGTCAGCAGGAGCCGGGGGAGGGCACTcctttttggctgcaaagaaaccATACTAGTTAAAAGCCCAACCAGATGTTCCATACTGAAGAGGCACAGAAACGCTGGCTTTAAGACGCAAAGGAGGAAAATCCATTTTGCCTACATACTCCATTGGGGTCTCCCCAAAGAAATCCATTCTCCTCCAGTGGGTAcccaaaaactatttttaattatgtCTCTTCTGCTTAAAAACAAGCACACACTCCACCGAATCTGAGACGGAGTCCCAACTCCTAAGTCTAGCATTCCAGATTCTATATAATCCACCTTATTAACTTGCTAGTCTTATAAGCTACTCTTGATCTACACTTGTACTTTGCCTTGTTCTACAGATACCTATTGTCAATTCAGGAGTCATTTCTGCAGATTCCTCTCCCCAGTCAGATCATAAGCTCCTTGAGAACACAACATAGCATCATCCTCTGCAGCACCTAGATCCACACTTGTACTGAGAAGCTGAACTAGCCACTGCCTTTCAAATACACCATATGTGACCTTTCCTGCACCTCTGCCTTTATTCACCACATGCAGGCTCTCTGAATTCCTGTCTTCCAAGGCTCAGCTGGAGAACTAATTCCCTCTAGAAAAATGTCCCCAATTTACTTGGATCTCCCCATCCATCCACTCTTTATAGTTCTTGTCATGCTGTACCCTCTCCCTGGCTTGGACTGCCATCAATGGGATTGTCTTCCCATTCCAATTAGGGGGCCACTCTAGTGGCAGAgactccccttctccctcctcccagttTAAGCAACTACAGGGCTGGGCCCAAAAGAAACATCAACAAAAAGGGTTACAAAAAGGGTTTCCTCACCTTCTGATTTCTCAAATTGCTCCAGCAGACTGGACAGGTCCGACGCCTCAATTCCTGTGGAAGCACACAACACAGGATTGGAAACCTACCCCTATCCACTGAGCACACAGGtcccaaaacttccaaaacaccTCGCTTCTCTCCTTATGCACCCCCTGTCCATTGTGATAAATAAACCAGGGGAGCCACACTCCCAGAGAAAGAGAATCAAACCAACCAGACTTTTCTCTCTCAAGAATTCTAACAAAGGCCAGCCCCATCGAGGCTTATCCTGTTTTATGGAAGACACTCCTCACACAATTCCCACGCCATTCTTCACACCAACTGAACTGTGTGGCACTCACCAATCTCACTGATGAAAGCCTGCACCACGGCCTCAGGACCCTGGGTACGTGGGGTAGGTAGAAAGGACAGTTTCCTTAGACGGGCTGGGTGGACAACAGGCAGTTTGGTGGTAGTGCTCTGCCTTGGTGCCGGTGTGGGAACAGCCTTGTCAACAGGAGAGGGTGGTTTCTCCTTGGGCCTAGTCTCCTGCAGCTCAGGCTTTAGCCTCTCTGATGCAGGCTCCTCAACAGCCACATTCTCAGCAGACACACACGGTGGAGCCTTGATCCGCGGGCTGTGCACCGGGGAGGATGCCCTGTGCTTCAGATGGGGAGATGCAGGCACTGGCTTGACCTCCACCTTGGTGGGCTCTGTCTGTGGAGCTCCCTGGCCAGCTGCCCCAAGACTGAGGGGAGGAGCCATTGGCACAGCTGGCACACTTTCAGGAGAGCCAGCTGGGATGCCACCAGGCTCCACCTTGGGTGGGGGGACAGCTCTTCCAACTGAGGTTAGAGGCAATGGAGGTGGAGGAACAGCAGGCCAGAATGGAGGGTGTTGCAGCCCTGGGCCCCATCCCAAGGGCCCGTAGGTACAGTTGGAATTATAAGGtgggactggggcaggaggaggtaCCCAAGGCACATTGCAAGTGGGGGGCACAGCAAAGGCACCTGGAGTACCAGACACTAGGGGCACCGTTGGTGGGGGGGGCAGGCAAGGATAGCCAGAAGGGGACACGGGAGGATAACAAGGCCAGGGTGGCACAGAGGCATAGTGAGTATAGGGATCAGGTGGCACTGGCCCCAGAGACATCGGAACACTAGGAGGCTGCAGGGGTGGTGGGGGCAGATTGGGCACAGCTTGCCCATTTGTGGGAAGGGGCAGCGCAGGAGTCATGCCCAGCCCACCCGTGGGAAAAGGCAGAGCAGTGGGCATTTTGGGGGGCatgggctgcacagcaggaggtagCAGTCGTGCTGGCAGCAGTTTCTCTTGGGATGGCACCTGCTCAGTAGGAGCTGAGGCCATAGGTTTGGTCGCAGGTGGCTCAGGACtaggggaggcagggctggggcccaCAGACCCAAAGCAAGCCTCAGGAGCCGCCTCAGGACTTCTCTGTGGAGCTGTCTTCTTGGCTGGGGCTAGAGGGATGACAAGACAAGGGATGTCTGCCAGCCCTGTGGGAGTTTCTGGGAGGCTGGGCCACTTCCCAGCTGGAGGCTGAGGGGTCCTCTCTTCGGCCTCTGGCTGGCGCTGCTGCCTTCGTCGCCGGTACTCAGACAGGCTAAGAGGCCGAGGCCTGACTTCCTGGGTTGTGGTACTGGTACCAGTTTCTCCCTTCAGAGGACCTATAACCTCCCTGACTTCAGGACTGTTGGCCTTTGGGGGCTCTGAAGACTCTGATTCCAGGAGGAGCTGGGCACCTGGATTCCTCTGGGCTGATGATACTGCACCACGTCTGGGATCAGTTGGCCTAGACTTAACTAGTACAGGGTCAACTGGAGACAGGTCATTGGGAACAGAGTCAACCTGTACTGACTTGACCAGGACAGCGTCAACTGGAGACAAGTTGTCTGAGATGGGAACAACCACTGTAGGGTCAGCTGCTGCTGAGTCAGCCAGGACTGGATCAGCTGGGAGGGGTTCAACCAGCTCTGAGTTCGCTGAAGCAATGTTAGTCAGCACAGGGTCAACAGGTTCAGTGTCAGTCGCAGTGGGACCAGGGTCAACTACAGTGGAATCAGCTTCAAGAGAGTCAAGTGGCATGGGGTCAGCTTGAGCAGAGTCAACCAGTGAGAGATGCGTTGAAACAGGGTTGGCTTGGATAGGGTCAACCAGGCTGGGGCAGAGGTCTACAGGATCTTCTTTAGCAGGACTAGCTTGCTCAGTACTGCTCTCCAAGTTCGCAGAGCTGGGTTTCTCTAAGGCAGCTGCCCAGGCCCGAGCCCAAGCCCGGGGCTTCCCTCTACCATGGGGAGGCCCAACCTCTCTTTGAAGGTCCTCTTGAGGCAGGCTGCCTCCCTGAGAGGTCACCTCTGGAACAGCTGTAGACTGCCCACGAGAGGCCGACCTCAGCCTCCTGGTGTAGCCCTCTGCACAGGCAGCTGGCTGCTCCttgctcttcttcctcctgccctttcGAGCCCTCTGGGAACTTAGCGTGGCGTTGGCTGGTGGGTTCTGAGGCCCCTTGGGCGCCACTGGCTCCATGACCTCCCTGGGCTCCAACATGGAGGCTGCCTCCAACTTTTCCTTTGAGTCCAGTGACAAGCCCTCATCCTCAGGGCAGAGGGTTTCCTTGGGAACAGCAACCTCTGTCTCCACCTCTAGTGATGGCATGAGCAGCTGCAAGGCTGGACTGACCTCTAGTGTGTCATCCAGGAGCACAGGCTGGGGGCCAGCAGGGATCTGTCGCACCACAACTGGGATCTCCAGGTCATTGCCAGCTGTGGCCGCCTGACCCAcaatctccagcaccacacaatCCTCAGGCAGTGTCAAGTCATCTGGCTGCTCCTGAAGCTCATCCTCGAGCGCCGTCAGGTGGGTGAGGTTGGGTAGGCAGTACGGGTGCATGGCCCGCACCAGCTCACTCAAGGAGGAGATGCTCTCGTCTCCAGCTGCCTGTACtgccatctctgctgctgctgctgttttctcttcctcctcaggaCAGGCTAGGTGCATGGGGAAGTCCGGGATGCTGCTCACAGAGTTGTTAAGCTCCCCAGCAAGCATCTCACTGCTGAAGCCAGCcagttcctcctcttcctccccatcaCTACgctgctggggaggaggggactgGCCCCAGCGGGTTCTTGACCTTGGGGGTCTCCAACTAGGAAGCTTAGGGGAGGAGGTCTCCAAGAAGGAAGGTGGAGAGAAGTCCCAAGGGGGATCTGCGAGCGCC is a window of Bos mutus isolate GX-2022 chromosome 26, NWIPB_WYAK_1.1, whole genome shotgun sequence DNA encoding:
- the PPRC1 gene encoding peroxisome proliferator-activated receptor gamma coactivator-related protein 1 isoform X7, with amino-acid sequence MEGEPTDAWQITLALLQEEGDDSGFVSLSRLGPCLRDKDLEMEELILQDGALLGTMHSYMDASLISLIEDFGSLGESRLSLEDQNEVSLLTALTEILDNADSENLSPFDSIPDSELLVSPREGSSLHRLLSLSRTPPERDLITPTDPLGPSTGSSRVEMALADPPWDFSPPSFLETSSPKLPSWRPPRSRTRWGQSPPPQQRSDGEEEEELAGFSSEMLAGELNNSVSSIPDFPMHLACPEEEEKTAAAAEMAVQAAGDESISSLSELVRAMHPYCLPNLTHLTALEDELQEQPDDLTLPEDCVVLEIVGQAATAGNDLEIPVVVRQIPAGPQPVLLDDTLEVSPALQLLMPSLEVETEVAVPKETLCPEDEGLSLDSKEKLEAASMLEPREVMEPVAPKGPQNPPANATLSSQRARKGRRKKSKEQPAACAEGYTRRLRSASRGQSTAVPEVTSQGGSLPQEDLQREVGPPHGRGKPRAWARAWAAALEKPSSANLESSTEQASPAKEDPVDLCPSLVDPIQANPVSTHLSLVDSAQADPMPLDSLEADSTVVDPGPTATDTEPVDPVLTNIASANSELVEPLPADPVLADSAAADPTVVVPISDNLSPVDAVLVKSVQVDSVPNDLSPVDPVLVKSRPTDPRRGAVSSAQRNPGAQLLLESESSEPPKANSPEVREVIGPLKGETGTSTTTQEVRPRPLSLSEYRRRRQQRQPEAEERTPQPPAGKWPSLPETPTGLADIPCLVIPLAPAKKTAPQRSPEAAPEACFGSVGPSPASPSPEPPATKPMASAPTEQVPSQEKLLPARLLPPAVQPMPPKMPTALPFPTGGLGMTPALPLPTNGQAVPNLPPPPLQPPSVPMSLGPVPPDPYTHYASVPPWPCYPPVSPSGYPCLPPPPTVPLVSGTPGAFAVPPTCNVPWVPPPAPVPPYNSNCTYGPLGWGPGLQHPPFWPAVPPPPLPLTSVGRAVPPPKVEPGGIPAGSPESVPAVPMAPPLSLGAAGQGAPQTEPTKVEVKPVPASPHLKHRASSPVHSPRIKAPPCVSAENVAVEEPASERLKPELQETRPKEKPPSPVDKAVPTPAPRQSTTTKLPVVHPARLRKLSFLPTPRTQGPEAVVQAFISEIGIEASDLSSLLEQFEKSEAKKECPPPAPADSLAVGNSGSSCSSSGRSRRCSSSSSSSSSSSSSSSRSRSRSPSPRRRSDRRRRYSSYRSHDHYQRQRVLQKERAIEERRVVFIGKIPGRMTRSELKQRFSVFGEIEECTIHFRVQGDNYGFVTYRYAEEAFAAIESGHKLRQADEQPFDLCFGGRRQFCKRSYSDLDSNREDFDPAPVKSKFDSLDFDTLLKQAQKNLRR